A stretch of the Papaver somniferum cultivar HN1 chromosome 6, ASM357369v1, whole genome shotgun sequence genome encodes the following:
- the LOC113285724 gene encoding uncharacterized protein LOC113285724 produces the protein MSKPPSDDDNAYQLLAASQKLFALALVYLHPYFYLPLQGSSFDQRNRFPCTSLVPVLDNDFLSFLLFSYLWSIEELLFNSMLTDQCSYLICFRKIELGRLSATIPVLFMRKFLVERFKSQL, from the exons ATGAGTAAGCCGCCTAGTGATGATGATAACGCTTATCAATTGCTAGCTGCATCTCAGAAGCTATTTGCACTTGCATTAGTATATCTCCATCCCTATTTTTACCTGCCATTACAGGGATCATCATTTGACCAGC gtaACAGGTTTCCTTGCACCAGTTTGGTACCGGTTCTTGACAATGATTTTCTATCATTCTTACTG TTCAGTTACTTGTGGAGTATTGAAGAGTTGCTGTTCAATTCCATGCTAACCGACCAGTGTTCCTATCTGATTTGTTTTCGAAAG ATTGAACTGGGAAGGCTTTCTGCAACAATACCCGTTCTTTTCATGAG GAAATTCTTGGTGGAACGGTTCAAGTCCCAACTCTAA